From one Peredibacter starrii genomic stretch:
- a CDS encoding NADH-quinone oxidoreductase subunit J family protein → MNPIILVLGVISAILAVNMLIAKNPITSAMSLLGILLMSAGIYAMIGEHFIATIQLVVYAGAIMVLFIFSIMLLNLSDSESELKRNPGIFAGAVALGLGLFGFIGYAINEHFLNHRNDVIPGQFTPDVINQLGGNSKVMAHSLFTQYYVSFEVITLALLVAVVGAVVLAKRKFD, encoded by the coding sequence ATGAATCCTATCATCCTAGTGCTGGGAGTAATCTCAGCGATTCTAGCTGTTAACATGCTAATTGCTAAAAACCCGATCACATCTGCAATGAGCCTTCTTGGTATCCTTCTTATGTCGGCCGGTATCTACGCTATGATCGGCGAGCACTTCATCGCAACTATTCAGTTAGTTGTTTATGCCGGTGCGATCATGGTTCTTTTCATTTTCTCAATCATGCTTCTTAACCTTTCTGATTCTGAAAGCGAGCTTAAGCGTAACCCTGGTATTTTCGCCGGTGCGGTTGCTCTAGGTCTTGGTCTTTTCGGTTTCATTGGCTACGCCATCAACGAGCACTTCCTGAATCACCGTAATGATGTGATTCCTGGTCAGTTCACTCCGGACGTTATCAACCAACTTGGTGGTAACTCAAAAGTTATGGCCCACTCACTGTTCACTCAGTACTACGTTTCTTTCGAAGTGATCACTCTGGCACTTCTGGTTGCGGTAGTGGGTGCAGTAGTACTAGCAAAAAGAAAATTTGATTAG
- the nuoH gene encoding NADH-quinone oxidoreductase subunit NuoH, with protein MEYFDFIQLIAKILFVVAVCLSVVPVMVWFERRGSAWMQGRVGPNRVGPFGLLQPLADVFKFFCKEDFTPGNANKFYYYLAPMVALIAPLCALAVIPFGSKAIIMGQEVNLQIGNFDSGVIFILAFAGLEVYPLILAGWASKNKYSVLGALRGSSQIVSYEIAMGLALLSMMVVYGSFNPHDMVSWQQKHYWGALINPIGALVFWISIFAETNRLPFDLPEGESEIVAGYHLEYGAMKFALFFMAEYVAMIMASALIATLFFGGYGILPGMSFAINMIVEQFGWGEVGLQNTTAVFEFLSFFTKVAVFMFIFVWVRWTLPRFRFDQLMDLGWKILFPLSLINLVAVTLGVYFLNQ; from the coding sequence ATGGAATATTTTGATTTTATTCAGCTGATTGCAAAAATTCTTTTCGTAGTTGCCGTGTGCTTGTCGGTAGTACCAGTAATGGTATGGTTTGAGCGCCGTGGTTCTGCATGGATGCAAGGTCGAGTAGGCCCTAACCGTGTTGGACCGTTTGGTCTTCTTCAACCGCTTGCTGACGTGTTCAAGTTCTTCTGTAAAGAAGACTTCACTCCAGGTAACGCTAATAAATTTTACTACTACCTCGCTCCAATGGTTGCGTTGATTGCACCTCTATGTGCACTTGCAGTCATCCCATTCGGTAGCAAGGCCATCATTATGGGTCAGGAAGTTAACCTTCAAATTGGTAACTTCGATTCAGGTGTAATCTTCATTCTTGCTTTCGCAGGCCTTGAAGTTTACCCGCTGATTCTTGCTGGTTGGGCATCGAAGAACAAGTACTCAGTACTTGGTGCTCTTCGTGGTTCATCACAAATCGTTTCGTACGAGATCGCAATGGGTCTGGCACTTCTATCAATGATGGTGGTGTACGGATCATTTAATCCTCACGATATGGTTTCTTGGCAACAGAAGCACTACTGGGGAGCTTTAATCAACCCAATCGGTGCTCTTGTTTTCTGGATCTCGATCTTCGCAGAAACTAACCGTCTTCCTTTCGACTTACCTGAAGGTGAATCGGAAATCGTTGCTGGTTACCACCTTGAGTACGGTGCGATGAAATTCGCCCTGTTCTTCATGGCCGAGTACGTAGCGATGATTATGGCGTCTGCTCTCATCGCAACTCTGTTCTTCGGTGGATACGGAATCCTTCCGGGAATGAGCTTCGCGATCAATATGATTGTAGAACAATTCGGCTGGGGTGAAGTTGGTCTTCAAAACACGACTGCAGTGTTTGAGTTCCTGAGCTTCTTCACGAAAGTTGCTGTGTTCATGTTCATCTTCGTATGGGTACGTTGGACACTTCCACGTTTCCGTTTTGACCAGCTAATGGATTTGGGTTGGAAGATCCTTTTCCCGCTGTCACTTATTAACCTTGTGGCCGTCACTCTTGGCGTCTACTTTTTGAATCAATAG
- a CDS encoding 2Fe-2S iron-sulfur cluster-binding protein: MSNTTEIEIKKQKMDLNYASDKKPVHSDPSPDAKPLPKVTIDGKQYEFKPGDTIMEVTERYKINEDIPRYCYHPGMPVAGTCRMCTVEVEKAPKLMTSCSTPAADGMVVHTRSEKVMKSRTGVMDMLLTNHPLDCPVCDKAGECSLQDYNFEYGPSKSNFKEEKRVYDNATTKKLSDKITLNMNRCVHCERCVRFTDDVTKTNDLVMVNRGWHKELEATDPEKGLTNDYQGCLTDFCPVGALTMNDFRFQKRAWFLDKKASICDRCSKGCNIEVHSDKDIVYRYVPIHNEMVNGHWMCDEGRVSYNDLMNPMRVISPLLNHNNSLTSTSLETLLGEVKKAVAAAGSVQVVVGTDATREEAALLKEKMPVVFNKSVAVAYHSGFVTTSSEDKKIDNLLRMADKTPNTKGVEEQGLAPLVGGEANADLVILFRNGRAGVPKMKADQKLVLWGVWSFEDIKALPSKNIVGVIPGLATIEKSGSFKNADGIVQKFHPAITHRGGAVSAHQVVGALKSN, translated from the coding sequence ATGTCTAATACAACTGAAATTGAAATCAAAAAACAGAAGATGGATCTGAACTACGCTTCTGACAAGAAGCCGGTTCACTCTGATCCGTCTCCAGATGCTAAGCCTCTTCCAAAAGTAACTATCGATGGCAAACAGTATGAGTTCAAGCCAGGCGATACTATTATGGAAGTAACTGAACGCTATAAAATTAACGAAGACATCCCTCGTTACTGCTACCACCCAGGTATGCCGGTTGCGGGTACATGTCGTATGTGTACAGTAGAAGTTGAAAAAGCTCCGAAGCTTATGACTTCTTGTTCAACTCCTGCCGCTGACGGCATGGTTGTTCACACTCGTTCTGAGAAAGTAATGAAGTCACGCACAGGTGTGATGGACATGCTTCTTACGAATCACCCGCTTGATTGTCCGGTTTGTGATAAAGCAGGTGAGTGTAGCCTTCAGGACTACAACTTCGAGTACGGTCCATCGAAGTCAAACTTTAAAGAAGAAAAGCGCGTTTACGACAACGCTACAACGAAGAAACTTTCAGACAAAATCACGCTTAACATGAACCGTTGTGTTCACTGTGAGCGTTGTGTTCGTTTCACTGATGATGTGACGAAAACAAACGATCTGGTAATGGTTAACCGCGGCTGGCACAAAGAGCTTGAAGCAACAGATCCTGAAAAAGGTCTGACTAACGATTACCAAGGCTGTCTAACTGACTTCTGTCCGGTGGGCGCTCTTACAATGAATGATTTCCGCTTCCAGAAGCGTGCTTGGTTCCTTGATAAGAAAGCATCTATCTGTGACCGTTGTTCTAAGGGCTGTAACATTGAAGTTCATTCAGATAAAGACATCGTTTATCGTTACGTTCCAATTCACAATGAAATGGTTAACGGTCACTGGATGTGTGATGAAGGTCGTGTTTCATACAATGATCTTATGAACCCAATGAGAGTGATTTCTCCACTTCTTAACCACAATAACTCTCTGACTTCTACTTCACTTGAAACTCTTCTTGGCGAAGTTAAGAAAGCAGTAGCAGCAGCTGGTTCAGTTCAAGTGGTTGTTGGTACAGATGCTACTCGTGAAGAAGCTGCTCTTCTTAAAGAGAAGATGCCAGTTGTGTTCAACAAGTCTGTAGCGGTTGCTTACCACTCTGGATTTGTAACAACTTCATCTGAAGATAAGAAAATCGATAACCTCCTTCGTATGGCGGACAAAACTCCAAATACGAAAGGTGTAGAAGAGCAAGGTCTTGCTCCTCTTGTTGGCGGTGAAGCTAACGCTGACCTTGTGATCCTTTTCAGAAACGGCCGCGCTGGTGTGCCTAAAATGAAAGCTGATCAGAAGCTAGTTCTATGGGGAGTTTGGAGCTTTGAAGATATCAAAGCACTTCCTTCTAAGAACATCGTTGGTGTGATCCCAGGTCTAGCTACGATTGAGAAGTCCGGCAGCTTTAAAAATGCTGACGGCATTGTACAGAAGTTCCACCCTGCTATCACCCACCGTGGTGGAGCTGTTTCAGCTCACCAAGTTGTTGGTGCATTGAAATCTAACTAA
- the nuoK gene encoding NADH-quinone oxidoreductase subunit NuoK, whose translation MTNELYIQLLAAFLFTMGVLVVLLRRDTIMVLMGIELLLNAANLSLVAFSKTNSMIDGQLQVLFVIALAAAESAVGLSILVNLYRNFGSIKTQNATTLKG comes from the coding sequence ATGACAAACGAATTATACATTCAGCTTTTGGCCGCCTTCCTATTCACAATGGGTGTGCTAGTAGTTCTTCTTCGTCGTGACACTATTATGGTGCTTATGGGGATCGAGCTTCTTCTTAACGCTGCCAACTTATCACTGGTCGCTTTCTCGAAGACGAATTCAATGATTGATGGACAGCTTCAGGTGCTTTTCGTGATCGCACTTGCGGCGGCAGAATCAGCAGTTGGTCTTTCGATTCTGGTAAACCTTTACCGTAACTTCGGATCGATCAAAACTCAAAACGCAACAACTCTTAAAGGATAA
- a CDS encoding complex I subunit 4 family protein yields the protein MENSCLLSWIIFTPLLFAFLVMILPKSMEHLFRKIALVQTLVSALIATYLYSRFDGGVAGAQLTHLVPWLPEWGINYLVSIDGISLPLVMLTAFVGPVAILGTWPDLSHGAQLKKEKFFVMCIMALQTGMYGTFLSADLFLFYFFWEVVLIPMFFMIGIWGGKDRIYATVKFFLYTMVGSLLMLVAIFWLIKTSAEGNGTPSAAYETLSGLSFAFDGSSFGAALTSPQSLLFLAFALAFVIKVPMVPFHTWLPDAHVQAPTVGSVFLAAVLLKMGTYGLMRIAIPFFPQAAHYFSSVFIALGVIGIIYGAFCALAQTDFKKLVAYSSVSHMGYIVVGLFSFQKIAIAGSLYQMINHGISAGGLFMVVGFLYERLHTRNLEDFGGLAKVVPLMAIGFMIMTLSSVALPGSNGFVGEFPILLGAFQVHPFFVLFAGTGVILGAVYALKAYQMVMLGPKTRTDLEHLHDLNCREIIAMGVLTVFVFGIGFFPKTFFWKSDAALDVYSNTLIQKVGTYATK from the coding sequence ATGGAAAATTCTTGCTTACTTTCATGGATCATTTTTACGCCGCTTCTCTTCGCGTTCCTGGTAATGATTTTACCAAAGAGCATGGAGCATCTTTTTCGTAAGATCGCTTTAGTTCAAACGCTAGTAAGTGCGCTTATTGCTACTTATCTCTACTCTCGTTTCGATGGTGGAGTTGCTGGAGCTCAACTGACTCACCTGGTGCCTTGGCTTCCGGAGTGGGGGATTAACTATCTCGTTTCAATCGACGGTATCAGCCTTCCACTTGTAATGCTTACTGCATTCGTTGGTCCGGTTGCTATCCTAGGAACTTGGCCTGATCTTTCTCACGGTGCTCAGCTTAAGAAAGAGAAGTTCTTCGTTATGTGTATCATGGCCCTTCAAACGGGTATGTACGGAACGTTCCTTTCAGCTGACCTCTTCTTGTTCTACTTCTTCTGGGAAGTGGTTCTAATCCCGATGTTCTTCATGATCGGTATTTGGGGTGGTAAAGATCGTATCTACGCAACTGTGAAGTTCTTCCTTTATACAATGGTGGGCTCACTTCTTATGCTTGTGGCGATCTTCTGGTTGATTAAGACGTCTGCTGAAGGCAATGGAACTCCATCTGCTGCTTACGAGACTCTTTCTGGCCTTAGTTTTGCTTTTGACGGTTCTTCTTTTGGTGCTGCACTTACTTCACCACAAAGCTTACTGTTCCTTGCGTTCGCTCTTGCCTTCGTGATCAAGGTTCCAATGGTTCCTTTCCACACTTGGCTTCCGGATGCTCACGTACAAGCTCCAACTGTTGGTTCAGTGTTCCTGGCCGCAGTTCTTCTTAAAATGGGTACATACGGTCTAATGCGTATCGCGATTCCGTTTTTTCCTCAAGCTGCCCACTACTTCTCGAGTGTGTTTATCGCTCTTGGTGTAATCGGCATCATCTATGGTGCTTTCTGTGCTCTCGCTCAGACAGACTTCAAGAAACTGGTTGCTTACTCTTCAGTTTCTCACATGGGTTACATCGTAGTTGGTCTTTTCTCTTTCCAGAAAATTGCAATTGCTGGTTCTCTTTACCAAATGATCAACCACGGTATTTCTGCCGGCGGTCTGTTCATGGTAGTAGGGTTCCTTTATGAAAGACTTCATACTCGTAACCTTGAAGACTTCGGTGGACTTGCGAAAGTTGTTCCTCTGATGGCGATTGGTTTCATGATCATGACTCTTTCTTCAGTAGCACTTCCTGGTTCGAACGGTTTCGTTGGGGAGTTCCCAATTCTTCTTGGTGCTTTCCAGGTTCACCCGTTCTTCGTTCTATTCGCTGGAACTGGTGTAATTCTTGGTGCGGTTTACGCACTTAAGGCCTACCAGATGGTTATGCTTGGACCAAAAACTCGTACGGATCTTGAACACCTTCACGATCTTAACTGCAGAGAAATTATCGCCATGGGCGTTCTGACAGTGTTCGTTTTCGGAATTGGTTTCTTCCCGAAAACTTTCTTCTGGAAATCAGACGCTGCCCTTGATGTTTACTCGAATACTCTTATTCAGAAAGTAGGTACATATGCTACTAAATGA
- a CDS encoding NuoI/complex I 23 kDa subunit family protein — protein MGTINISKKYTAKEKAYIPAILVGLKITMKHFIKGFFFRHHNTVMYPEVKRDYSDRFRGKHFISVDANKTENCTACYLCETICPAECIHIVADEREEENNPYGVKKEKKPVSFDIDALRCCFCGFCEEACPKDAIKLSGNYEMAVSARQDAIYDLDLLKRDMNGRKEKTEVKK, from the coding sequence GTGGGAACTATCAATATTTCAAAGAAGTACACCGCTAAAGAAAAAGCCTATATCCCGGCAATTCTTGTTGGTCTGAAAATCACAATGAAACACTTCATTAAGGGTTTCTTTTTCAGACATCACAATACTGTTATGTATCCTGAAGTGAAGCGTGATTACTCTGATCGTTTCAGAGGTAAACACTTCATCTCGGTTGACGCTAATAAAACTGAAAACTGTACTGCTTGTTACCTTTGCGAAACTATCTGTCCAGCTGAGTGTATCCACATCGTGGCGGACGAGCGTGAAGAAGAGAACAACCCATACGGAGTGAAGAAAGAGAAGAAGCCAGTAAGCTTCGATATCGATGCTCTTCGTTGTTGTTTCTGTGGTTTCTGTGAAGAGGCCTGTCCAAAAGACGCGATCAAGCTTTCTGGAAACTATGAGATGGCAGTATCTGCACGTCAGGACGCTATCTACGATCTTGATCTTCTTAAGCGTGATATGAACGGCAGAAAAGAAAAGACTGAGGTGAAGAAATGA
- the nuoL gene encoding NADH-quinone oxidoreductase subunit L has product MNVETMNSLLPLLILISPLIGFMINGVVLPLKLKGFAKTDPNVAGGFATFFIFLSFVMGCIAFSQLTGSTSENPAVYTYVFQWFDFGGLNIPFELRIDKLSGILVLIISGVGTLIHLYSTSYMHDEECVGRYFSYLNLFCFCMLLLVMGNNLPLLFFGWEGVGLCSYLLIGFWYTDTEKANAGKKAFVVNRVGDLGFLIGMFLLFRELGTLSLTEINTMLADPTVVARIMPSVTLICLALFVGATGKSAQIPLYVWLPDAMSGPTPVSALIHAATMVTAGVYMIARLNPLFELSPVALEVIAHVGAFTALFAGSIAIAQTDIKKVLAYSTVSQLGFMFLACGVGAYQTAVFHLMTHAFFKALLFLGSGSVIHACSGEQDMTKMGGLKKYLPHTHFTMLIGSLAISGIPFFSGFFSKDEILYSSIALPGGVSYLFLVGVLTAALTAIYTGRMMSLTFYSEERMSHDVKHHLHESPALMTFPLYVLAFLAAFGGFLGVPHLLGDYLGHMPHFLSHWLAPVVPAKHLPLVGVKMPLHEGVVMAGSSVIAIASFFGGVALFKKITFISDLVSGLAPVQKLLSNKYYIDELYGVIVVNPVKKISAFAAGIVDKYVVDGAVNGLGRGVRAVGSTLRAVQTGDLQTYGLMMLGGVLLVALFIFKVLV; this is encoded by the coding sequence ATGAACGTGGAAACGATGAACTCCCTGCTACCACTTCTTATTTTAATCTCGCCTTTGATCGGTTTCATGATCAATGGTGTGGTTCTCCCGCTAAAGCTTAAGGGCTTTGCTAAGACTGATCCAAATGTTGCCGGTGGTTTCGCCACTTTCTTCATTTTCTTGTCTTTCGTGATGGGCTGTATCGCTTTCTCACAACTGACTGGATCAACTTCTGAAAATCCTGCTGTTTATACTTACGTGTTCCAGTGGTTTGATTTCGGTGGTCTGAATATCCCTTTCGAACTTCGTATCGATAAGCTTTCAGGAATTCTGGTTCTGATCATCTCAGGTGTAGGAACTTTGATTCACCTTTACTCAACAAGCTATATGCACGATGAAGAGTGTGTTGGTCGTTACTTCTCGTACCTGAACCTCTTCTGTTTCTGTATGTTACTTCTCGTTATGGGTAACAACCTTCCACTTCTTTTCTTCGGATGGGAAGGTGTAGGTCTTTGTTCATATCTTCTGATCGGTTTCTGGTACACAGATACTGAAAAAGCGAACGCAGGTAAAAAAGCTTTCGTAGTTAACCGTGTAGGGGACCTTGGTTTCCTAATCGGTATGTTCCTTCTTTTCCGCGAACTAGGAACTCTATCTCTGACTGAAATCAATACGATGCTTGCTGATCCAACAGTTGTTGCTCGTATCATGCCTTCAGTGACTCTTATCTGTTTGGCCCTTTTCGTAGGTGCTACAGGTAAATCAGCCCAGATTCCTCTATATGTTTGGCTTCCAGATGCGATGAGCGGTCCGACTCCGGTTTCTGCTCTCATCCACGCTGCTACCATGGTAACTGCTGGCGTTTATATGATCGCTCGTCTGAACCCTCTGTTCGAGCTTTCTCCGGTTGCTCTTGAAGTCATCGCGCACGTTGGTGCTTTCACAGCGCTGTTCGCTGGCTCAATTGCCATCGCTCAGACCGACATCAAGAAGGTTCTTGCTTACTCAACTGTTTCTCAACTTGGTTTCATGTTCCTTGCTTGTGGTGTTGGTGCTTACCAAACTGCAGTATTCCACCTAATGACTCACGCTTTCTTTAAAGCGCTTCTGTTCCTAGGTTCTGGTTCAGTGATCCACGCTTGTTCTGGTGAACAAGATATGACGAAGATGGGCGGACTTAAGAAGTACTTACCTCATACGCATTTCACAATGCTTATCGGGTCACTTGCTATCTCTGGTATTCCGTTCTTCTCAGGTTTCTTCTCAAAAGACGAAATCCTTTATTCTTCAATCGCACTTCCTGGCGGCGTTTCGTACCTATTCCTTGTAGGTGTTCTAACAGCTGCTCTAACTGCGATTTATACAGGTCGTATGATGTCTCTTACTTTCTACAGTGAAGAGAGAATGTCTCATGATGTGAAACATCACCTTCATGAGTCACCAGCACTTATGACTTTCCCACTTTACGTTCTTGCCTTCCTTGCGGCGTTTGGTGGATTCCTTGGTGTTCCTCACTTACTAGGTGACTACCTTGGACACATGCCTCACTTCCTATCTCACTGGTTAGCTCCAGTGGTTCCAGCGAAGCACCTTCCTCTGGTTGGTGTGAAAATGCCTCTTCACGAGGGTGTAGTTATGGCCGGATCTTCAGTGATCGCCATCGCTTCATTCTTCGGTGGGGTAGCGCTGTTTAAAAAGATCACATTCATTTCTGATCTCGTAAGCGGTCTTGCTCCGGTTCAGAAACTTCTTTCTAACAAGTACTACATTGATGAGCTTTACGGCGTAATCGTTGTAAACCCAGTTAAGAAGATCTCAGCTTTCGCGGCCGGAATTGTTGATAAGTATGTTGTTGATGGTGCCGTTAACGGTCTAGGTCGCGGAGTTCGTGCAGTTGGCTCGACTCTTCGTGCGGTTCAGACTGGTGACCTTCAGACATACGGACTGATGATGCTAGGAGGAGTACTCCTGGTAGCGCTCTTCATTTTTAAAGTACTGGTTTAA